One Nitrosomonas sp. PY1 DNA window includes the following coding sequences:
- the grxD gene encoding Grx4 family monothiol glutaredoxin codes for MNVEDLIEQQISTHPVVLYMKGTLEQPQCGFSANAVKILKTCGVDNIFSVNVLDDPEIRQGIKDFSNWPTIPQLYINGEFIGGSDIVSEMYQSGELQKLFE; via the coding sequence ATGAATGTTGAAGATTTAATTGAGCAGCAAATTAGCACGCATCCAGTCGTACTCTACATGAAAGGTACATTAGAACAGCCACAATGTGGTTTTTCTGCTAATGCAGTGAAAATTCTAAAAACTTGTGGTGTTGACAATATCTTTTCTGTGAATGTCTTAGATGACCCTGAAATCAGGCAAGGCATTAAAGACTTTTCCAATTGGCCTACAATACCCCAGTTATATATAAATGGCGAATTTATTGGCGGTTCAGACATCGTATCGGAAATGTATCAGTCCGGCGAATTGCAAAAATTATTTGAATAA
- the prmC gene encoding peptide chain release factor N(5)-glutamine methyltransferase, whose product MSALTIEQVLLQAYQHIDKIDAHLLLQHILAVNPTFLLTHSDQTLTTAQTNRFLHCVLQRSTGIPIAYLIGQREFYDNVFKVSDAVLIPRPETELLVDLALNLIPADRACRILDLGTGSGAIAITIAKHRTLSQVTAVDLSADAISIADWNTKNLQVSNVRLVIGNWFSELSNEKFDLIVTNPPYVAESDPHLQQGDLRFEPKLALSAGHSGMNCINHIIQAAPQYLEKSGWLLLEHGYDQANKCKQLLKRGNFTKICSYPDLAGIMRVSGGQFSASS is encoded by the coding sequence ATGTCTGCTTTAACGATTGAGCAAGTTTTACTTCAAGCCTATCAGCATATCGACAAGATCGATGCGCATTTGCTGTTACAACATATTTTAGCGGTTAACCCTACTTTTCTGCTGACACATTCAGATCAAACCCTGACAACAGCACAAACAAACCGTTTCCTTCATTGCGTTTTGCAACGCTCGACAGGTATTCCAATTGCTTACTTGATCGGACAACGCGAATTTTATGATAATGTGTTTAAAGTATCCGATGCTGTATTGATTCCTCGCCCGGAAACCGAATTACTGGTAGATTTAGCACTAAACTTAATCCCAGCCGATCGTGCTTGCAGAATTCTTGATTTAGGAACTGGTAGCGGCGCGATTGCAATCACAATTGCAAAACACCGCACCTTATCTCAAGTCACTGCTGTTGATCTATCCGCTGATGCGATTTCCATCGCAGATTGGAATACTAAGAATCTACAGGTAAGCAATGTTCGCTTAGTCATAGGAAATTGGTTTTCTGAACTTTCTAATGAAAAATTTGATCTGATTGTAACGAATCCACCATATGTTGCCGAAAGTGACCCACATTTACAACAAGGAGACTTGCGATTTGAACCAAAGCTTGCATTATCTGCGGGTCACTCTGGAATGAATTGCATTAATCACATTATTCAAGCAGCACCTCAATATCTCGAAAAAAGTGGATGGTTGTTATTGGAGCATGGATACGATCAAGCAAATAAATGTAAGCAATTGTTGAAAAGAGGAAATTTTACTAAGATTTGTTCTTACCCTGACTTGGCTGGCATAATGCGAGTAAGCGGTGGACAATTCAGCGCATCCAGCTAA
- a CDS encoding L,D-transpeptidase, producing the protein MRIDISIANQRLDLFDVNGKIIKQYLISSAIKGTGQQYGSFCTPLGRHIIRAKIGDKQPINTVFIKRRPTGEIYSTELAEQFPKRDWILTRIFWLSGCEPGFNRLGTVDTMRRYIYIHGSPDTAEMGKPGSIGCIRMRNNDILELFDRVDTGTVVNILA; encoded by the coding sequence ATGAGAATAGATATTAGTATCGCAAATCAACGACTCGATTTGTTTGATGTCAATGGAAAAATCATCAAACAATATCTTATTTCATCAGCCATAAAAGGCACAGGGCAACAGTACGGAAGTTTCTGTACACCTCTAGGGCGACACATTATCCGCGCCAAAATCGGCGACAAGCAACCGATCAATACTGTTTTTATCAAACGCCGACCAACCGGAGAAATTTACAGTACGGAATTGGCTGAGCAATTCCCTAAACGAGATTGGATTCTGACGCGTATTTTTTGGCTATCAGGTTGCGAGCCGGGTTTTAATCGTCTAGGAACAGTCGATACCATGCGCCGCTATATTTATATTCATGGTAGCCCGGATACCGCAGAAATGGGTAAGCCGGGTTCGATTGGATGTATCCGAATGAGAAATAATGATATATTGGAGTTGTTTGATCGAGTTGATACGGGCACTGTCGTAAATATCCTCGCATAG
- the prfA gene encoding peptide chain release factor 1 → MNKNITDRLTRLSVRLEELNHLLSSESATADLNNYRKLTREHAEIVPIVELYRAFQQTEHDMQTAKEMHADLEMRDFAEAEIQASKENLARLEVEIQKQLLPKDPNDDRNIFLEIRAGTGGDESALFAANLFRMYSRYAERRGWQVEIISQSLSDIGGYKEIIAKINGQGAYSRLKFESGGHRVQRVPVTETQGRVHTSTCTVAVMPEADEVSEVTLNPAELRIDTFRASGAGGQHINKTDSAVRVTHLPTGIVVECQDGRSQHKNKAQALSVLAARIHDKQMREQHAEQAATRKSLVGTGERSERIRTYNFPQGRVTDHRINLTLYKMDHIMDGDIDELCSALVAEHQAELLAASVQE, encoded by the coding sequence ATGAATAAGAACATCACCGATAGGCTCACTCGATTGAGTGTCCGCCTGGAAGAATTAAATCATTTGCTTAGCAGTGAATCAGCCACAGCAGATCTGAATAATTATCGCAAACTGACACGCGAACACGCTGAAATCGTACCCATTGTAGAGCTCTATCGCGCATTTCAACAAACCGAGCACGATATGCAAACTGCAAAAGAAATGCATGCCGATTTAGAGATGCGTGATTTTGCTGAAGCAGAAATACAAGCAAGTAAAGAAAATTTAGCTCGCCTTGAAGTGGAGATTCAAAAGCAATTACTTCCCAAAGACCCGAATGATGATCGCAATATTTTTCTCGAAATACGCGCCGGTACGGGAGGAGACGAGTCAGCGCTGTTTGCTGCGAATTTATTTCGGATGTATTCGCGTTATGCCGAACGTCGCGGCTGGCAAGTCGAGATCATTTCGCAAAGCCTTTCGGATATAGGGGGATACAAAGAAATTATCGCAAAAATCAATGGCCAAGGTGCTTATTCACGGCTTAAATTTGAATCAGGCGGTCACCGCGTGCAACGTGTTCCCGTGACAGAGACGCAAGGTCGCGTTCACACTTCAACATGTACAGTTGCAGTCATGCCTGAAGCAGATGAAGTCAGCGAAGTAACTTTGAATCCAGCAGAATTACGCATCGATACCTTTCGCGCTTCAGGCGCGGGAGGACAGCACATTAATAAAACCGACTCGGCTGTGCGGGTAACACATTTACCGACAGGGATCGTAGTGGAATGCCAGGACGGTCGCTCGCAACACAAGAATAAAGCACAAGCTTTGAGTGTCTTGGCCGCCCGCATCCACGATAAGCAAATGCGCGAACAACATGCAGAACAAGCCGCTACCCGGAAATCTTTGGTAGGCACCGGAGAGCGATCAGAAAGAATTCGCACTTATAATTTTCCACAAGGACGCGTGACCGATCACCGCATCAATCTGACGTTGTACAAAATGGATCATATTATGGATGGTGATATCGATGAATTATGCTCCGCTTTAGTCGCTGAACACCAAGCTGAGCTATTGGCTGCTTCAGTACAAGAATAA
- a CDS encoding CreA family protein, with translation MMRILLLSMIALLMPHLLWADQIGSVSTKFKMLGANDKIVIEAFDDPDVPGATCYLSRAKTGGVSGMVGVAEDSSDASISCRQIGPITLSEKIKNGDLDGDEVFKKHTSLLFKTMQVVRFYDAKRNVLIYLTYSDKIIDGSPKNSISIIPVNTWNSN, from the coding sequence ATGATGCGCATTCTTTTGTTATCGATGATTGCACTACTAATGCCACATTTACTTTGGGCTGATCAAATCGGTAGCGTGTCTACCAAATTTAAAATGTTGGGCGCCAACGACAAAATTGTAATCGAAGCTTTTGATGATCCAGATGTTCCCGGTGCGACTTGCTATCTGAGTCGTGCAAAAACAGGAGGAGTCAGTGGCATGGTGGGAGTAGCAGAAGACTCATCCGATGCATCGATATCGTGTCGCCAGATTGGTCCTATTACACTATCAGAAAAAATTAAGAATGGTGATTTAGATGGTGACGAAGTTTTTAAAAAACACACTTCATTATTGTTTAAAACCATGCAAGTTGTACGTTTCTATGATGCAAAAAGAAACGTACTGATTTATCTAACATACAGCGATAAGATTATTGATGGATCTCCCAAAAACAGCATTTCAATTATCCCGGTGAATACCTGGAATAGTAATTGA
- a CDS encoding mannose-1-phosphate guanylyltransferase/mannose-6-phosphate isomerase: protein MKNANTLYPVILSGGSGSRLWPLSRANYPKQLLPLVDKKTMLQVTLHRSMALPYAQAPIIVCNNEHRFLIREQCEVIAVKPEAIYLESVGRNTAPAIALAAFHLAQTNNDAIMLVLPADHVIDDQENFAQAVETAIAAAQHGYLVTFGISPNSPETGYGYIKIGDHIELTEPTQPSFYQIQSFCEKPQFEEAQTYLQQGGYLWNSGMFVFTAGNYLLQLQRHRPDIYTTAKQAWQQRTADLDFVRPDREIFAACPAESIDYAIMQSTDHAVVIPAEFGWSDVGSWDSLWRISPKDKNGNFSSGDTLILDTHRSYIRAENRLVSVIGLEDVIVVETADAVLVMHKSKTDQLKSAVQHIGSNHRKEHLDHLRIHRPWGWYEGIDKGERFQVKRIMVKPGEKLSLQMHFHRAEHWVVVSGTAKVIVEDKAMLFAENQSTYIPFGKPHRLENPGKIPLHLIEVQSGAYLGEDDIVRLEDSYGRTI, encoded by the coding sequence ATGAAAAATGCCAACACGCTCTATCCTGTGATTCTCTCTGGTGGAAGCGGCAGTCGTTTATGGCCGCTCTCTCGTGCCAATTATCCCAAGCAACTATTACCGCTTGTCGATAAAAAAACAATGCTCCAGGTTACGCTTCACCGTTCCATGGCATTACCGTATGCTCAGGCACCGATTATCGTATGCAACAACGAACACCGTTTTTTAATTCGCGAGCAATGCGAAGTTATTGCAGTCAAACCGGAAGCCATTTATCTTGAATCAGTAGGTCGCAATACTGCCCCAGCAATCGCATTAGCTGCATTCCATCTTGCACAAACGAACAACGATGCAATCATGCTGGTATTGCCAGCAGATCATGTCATTGACGATCAAGAAAATTTTGCTCAAGCCGTCGAAACAGCAATAGCAGCAGCACAACATGGCTATCTGGTTACATTCGGTATATCGCCAAATTCTCCTGAAACAGGCTATGGTTACATCAAAATAGGCGATCATATAGAGCTAACTGAACCAACACAGCCATCGTTTTATCAAATCCAATCTTTTTGTGAAAAGCCACAATTCGAAGAAGCACAAACCTATTTACAGCAAGGTGGTTATTTGTGGAACAGTGGCATGTTTGTTTTTACTGCGGGTAATTACTTACTGCAATTGCAGCGGCACCGACCCGATATCTATACAACGGCTAAACAAGCGTGGCAACAACGCACCGCCGACTTGGATTTCGTTCGCCCAGACCGAGAAATTTTTGCCGCCTGCCCCGCCGAATCTATCGATTACGCAATTATGCAAAGCACCGATCACGCTGTCGTCATACCAGCAGAATTCGGATGGAGCGATGTTGGTTCATGGGATTCATTATGGCGCATATCGCCCAAGGATAAAAACGGCAATTTTTCCAGCGGCGATACGCTCATTTTGGATACACACCGCAGCTATATCCGTGCAGAGAATCGCTTAGTATCCGTCATTGGACTGGAAGATGTCATCGTGGTAGAAACTGCCGATGCAGTATTGGTCATGCACAAAAGCAAAACGGATCAACTTAAATCTGCAGTACAACACATTGGCTCCAATCACCGCAAAGAGCATTTGGATCATCTACGCATTCATCGCCCTTGGGGATGGTACGAGGGAATCGACAAAGGTGAACGCTTCCAGGTCAAGCGAATCATGGTAAAACCCGGTGAAAAGCTATCGCTGCAAATGCACTTCCATCGTGCCGAGCACTGGGTCGTAGTCAGTGGAACCGCGAAAGTCATTGTGGAAGATAAAGCGATGCTGTTTGCTGAAAATCAATCGACCTATATTCCTTTCGGAAAACCGCACCGTCTCGAAAATCCAGGAAAAATCCCGCTGCATCTGATCGAAGTACAATCCGGCGCCTATCTCGGAGAAGATGACATCGTCCGCCTCGAGGACTCCTACGGTCGAACCATTTGA
- the crcB gene encoding fluoride efflux transporter CrcB → MFNSILAICMGASLGAVLRWLLGVSLNAFFPTIPLGTLVANLIGGYLIGVALAVFAHHPDFAPEWRLFVITGFLGALTTFSSFSAEVTALIQEGRILWAVGAISVHVIGSLVMTMLGLATVSAIKAV, encoded by the coding sequence ATTTTTAATTCGATATTAGCAATTTGTATGGGGGCATCTCTTGGCGCTGTTTTGAGATGGCTACTGGGAGTTTCGCTCAATGCATTTTTTCCAACCATTCCACTCGGGACACTGGTGGCGAATCTTATTGGCGGCTATTTGATAGGCGTGGCACTCGCCGTATTTGCGCATCATCCTGATTTCGCGCCCGAGTGGCGCTTGTTTGTAATTACCGGATTTCTGGGTGCGCTAACTACGTTTTCCTCTTTCTCCGCTGAAGTCACCGCGTTGATTCAAGAAGGACGCATACTTTGGGCTGTTGGCGCAATCAGCGTTCATGTGATCGGTTCGTTAGTGATGACAATGTTGGGACTGGCGACAGTTTCTGCGATCAAAGCCGTCTGA
- a CDS encoding YqaA family protein: protein MDEQTSLIALFTSSFLAATLLPGGSEAVLVSVLLAYPELHWQALVLATIGNTLGGMSSYLIGRFLPSEQAMHEKIGKNTRGLRWINQYGAPILLLSWAPLIGDILCVAAGWLRINWLSAAIFMAIGKFLRYWVIATAIH from the coding sequence ATGGATGAACAAACAAGCCTGATTGCGCTTTTTACCAGTAGTTTCCTTGCAGCTACCTTGCTTCCAGGGGGCTCTGAAGCGGTATTGGTTAGCGTGTTATTGGCATATCCAGAGCTACACTGGCAGGCGCTTGTTTTAGCGACCATTGGCAATACACTAGGAGGAATGAGTTCCTATTTGATTGGCCGTTTTTTACCGAGTGAACAAGCAATGCATGAGAAAATTGGGAAAAATACTCGCGGATTGCGATGGATCAATCAATATGGCGCGCCCATTCTACTGCTATCTTGGGCTCCACTCATTGGAGATATACTCTGTGTTGCTGCTGGATGGTTACGGATTAATTGGCTGAGTGCAGCAATATTTATGGCGATTGGTAAATTCCTGCGTTATTGGGTAATAGCAACAGCAATTCATTAA
- a CDS encoding FG-GAP-like repeat-containing protein, with amino-acid sequence MPDPVFTLASASLFGLGGVRGSPTLIDIDGDKDLDIFIGTADGSTAFFRNTGTINNPIFSTHSINPFGLSDVGSPTSFVDIDGDGDLDAFLGTGGTYFVPSDQPISLGGDTLFFRNIGTSRNPEFAPAITNPFGLSNVGFGADPTFVDIDGDKDLDAFIGTGYFGGNTLFFRNTGTVSNPVFAAPVINPFGLISLGYYASPTFADIDNDGDLDALLGEGSGNTVFQRNIGSKSAPIFAAASFNSLDLIDVGDDAEPTFVDIDNDGDQDAFIGNRSGDLMFFRNTGTAGNPIFAVPVVDPFNLSNVGSVADPSFVDIDDDGDPDVFVGSSDNVLFFRNIGTASNPVFSSPEADPFGLYSAGSYYGNNPAFADIDGDGDSDALLGNFFYKNTGTASNPVFVGEYDQFGLGITGYDVNFTLVDIEGDGDFDLFAGYGYRGYLSTVFFENIGTASEPHFDRNAPLPNGLSFFGINGASFVDIDNDGDLDAFQGNWNGNTVFQRNIGTLHNPRFAPADNALGLIDVGYRAQPALGDIDGDGDLDAFVSNSSGDTQFFVNNGLLLVSTAGNNTLTGTPSNNDTASYAAATKSVTVSLLVNTQQNTIGAGLDTLISIENLTGSAFNDNLTGNALNNVLDGRAGNDTLRGWSGADTMIGGLGNDSYFVENAKDVVTEKINEGTDIVSSNVTYTLSANVENLTLIGVAAIDGTGNNLKNTITGNDAANQLNGGAGNDTLDGGLGADRLTGGTGNDIFKFTTKGQLDKITDYNVTNDTIQLENAVFKSLMVTGTLAASQFRIGVKALDANDFIIYNKATGALLYDADGSGSSAAIPIATVDIGLNMTHADIVVI; translated from the coding sequence ATGCCAGATCCTGTTTTTACCTTAGCTTCCGCTAGCCTTTTTGGTTTGGGAGGCGTGCGTGGTAGCCCCACATTGATTGATATCGATGGTGATAAGGATTTGGATATTTTTATAGGGACGGCCGATGGTAGTACAGCGTTTTTCCGAAATACTGGAACAATCAATAATCCAATTTTTTCAACTCATTCTATCAATCCTTTTGGTTTGAGCGATGTAGGCAGTCCAACTTCTTTTGTAGATATCGATGGCGATGGGGATCTGGATGCTTTTTTGGGTACTGGAGGAACTTATTTTGTGCCATCTGACCAACCCATAAGCCTTGGCGGCGACACGTTATTTTTTAGAAACATAGGAACAAGTCGTAACCCCGAGTTTGCTCCAGCGATCACGAATCCTTTTGGCCTGAGCAATGTTGGTTTTGGGGCTGATCCTACTTTTGTAGATATCGACGGTGATAAAGATCTGGATGCTTTTATTGGTACTGGATACTTTGGTGGTAACACGCTGTTTTTTAGAAACACGGGAACTGTTAGCAATCCAGTGTTTGCTGCTCCTGTAATCAATCCATTTGGTTTGATTAGTTTGGGTTATTATGCCAGTCCCACCTTCGCCGATATTGACAACGATGGGGATCTAGATGCCCTTCTGGGGGAAGGGAGCGGCAATACTGTTTTTCAAAGAAATATAGGATCAAAAAGTGCCCCAATATTTGCTGCTGCGAGTTTCAATTCATTGGACTTGATTGATGTGGGCGACGACGCTGAACCGACCTTTGTTGATATTGACAACGATGGTGATCAGGATGCTTTTATAGGTAACAGATCGGGCGATCTAATGTTTTTTAGAAACACGGGAACCGCCGGCAATCCAATTTTTGCGGTTCCTGTTGTCGATCCATTTAATTTAAGCAATGTAGGCAGTGTCGCCGATCCTTCCTTTGTGGATATAGACGACGATGGAGATCCAGATGTTTTTGTGGGCAGCAGTGATAATGTGCTGTTTTTTAGAAATATAGGAACTGCTAGCAATCCGGTCTTTTCCTCTCCCGAAGCAGATCCTTTTGGTTTATATAGTGCAGGAAGTTATTATGGAAATAATCCTGCTTTCGCAGATATCGACGGCGATGGGGATTCGGATGCTCTTTTAGGAAATTTCTTTTATAAAAATACGGGAACGGCTAGTAATCCAGTCTTTGTCGGTGAATATGATCAGTTTGGTTTGGGTATCACGGGTTATGATGTTAATTTCACTCTGGTAGACATAGAAGGTGATGGTGATTTTGATCTATTTGCTGGATATGGGTATAGAGGGTATCTCTCCACAGTTTTTTTTGAAAATATCGGGACTGCCAGCGAGCCACACTTTGACAGAAATGCTCCTCTTCCTAATGGTTTAAGTTTCTTTGGTATCAATGGGGCTTCCTTTGTCGATATTGACAACGATGGTGATTTAGATGCTTTCCAAGGCAATTGGAATGGCAATACGGTATTTCAAAGGAATATAGGTACCCTGCATAATCCAAGATTTGCTCCTGCCGATAATGCTTTGGGTTTGATCGATGTAGGATACAGGGCTCAGCCGGCTCTGGGAGATATCGATGGCGATGGCGATCTGGATGCTTTCGTGAGTAATAGCTCTGGCGATACACAATTTTTTGTTAACAATGGCCTCTTGCTGGTGAGTACCGCAGGAAATAATACGTTAACGGGCACACCTTCCAATAACGATACAGCTAGCTATGCCGCTGCTACCAAATCGGTTACAGTTTCCTTGCTGGTTAATACGCAGCAGAATACAATCGGTGCCGGTTTGGATACACTAATCAGCATTGAAAACCTGACGGGTAGCGCATTTAATGACAATCTAACAGGCAATGCACTCAATAATGTTTTGGATGGAAGAGCTGGTAATGACACTCTAAGGGGATGGTCTGGTGCGGATACCATGATTGGTGGTTTGGGTAATGATAGTTATTTTGTTGAAAATGCGAAAGACGTTGTTACCGAGAAAATCAACGAAGGAACGGACATTGTCAGTAGTAACGTTACTTACACGTTGTCCGCTAATGTGGAAAATCTTACCCTAATCGGTGTTGCTGCGATTGATGGTACTGGTAACAACCTGAAAAATACCATTACTGGGAATGACGCCGCGAATCAACTCAATGGTGGTGCTGGCAATGATACCCTAGATGGCGGCTTAGGTGCCGATAGGCTAACAGGTGGGACAGGGAATGATATTTTTAAATTCACGACAAAAGGCCAACTTGACAAAATTACTGACTATAACGTAACCAATGACACCATCCAATTAGAAAATGCCGTGTTTAAATCACTCATGGTAACCGGTACGTTAGCTGCCAGCCAGTTTAGAATCGGTGTAAAAGCTTTAGATGCGAATGACTTCATTATTTACAATAAAGCTACTGGTGCATTACTATACGATGCCGATGGTAGCGGTAGCAGTGCCGCGATACCGATTGCCACAGTTGACATAGGTTTGAATATGACCCATGCGGATATTGTAGTAATCTAG
- a CDS encoding NAD(P)-dependent alcohol dehydrogenase: MAEIRAWASKGPKQKLEPFVFNPGALGVDEVEITVEYCGLCHSDLSMINNDWGLSQYPVVPGHEIVGRITLLGSNVKGLQLGQKVGIGWNAGSCMHCHECIEGNHNLCLSAQPTIVSHHGGFAERVRAHWIWVIPLPDTLDTATAGPLLCGGITVFSPLLTFGIKPTHHVGIVGIGGLGHMGIKFSKAWGCEVTAFTSTASKKNEAKALGAHHVVSTQDHDALTKIASSLDLLIVTVNVPMDWTGLLNTLRPNGRLHVVGAVLEPMAIPAINLIFGQKSVSGSPTGSPAALSTMLAFAARHQIAPQVEFFLLSQVNEALAHLQAGKARYRIVLQADFA, translated from the coding sequence ATGGCTGAAATTCGGGCGTGGGCCAGTAAAGGTCCCAAGCAGAAACTAGAACCTTTTGTATTTAATCCAGGGGCATTAGGGGTAGATGAAGTTGAAATTACGGTCGAATATTGCGGCTTATGTCACTCTGATTTATCCATGATCAATAATGACTGGGGCCTATCGCAATATCCTGTTGTTCCAGGCCATGAAATAGTGGGACGAATTACCCTACTAGGATCGAATGTCAAAGGCCTACAGTTGGGTCAAAAGGTAGGAATTGGCTGGAACGCCGGTAGTTGCATGCACTGTCACGAATGTATCGAAGGAAATCATAATCTTTGTTTAAGCGCGCAACCAACGATTGTTAGCCATCACGGCGGATTCGCCGAACGAGTGAGGGCGCATTGGATATGGGTAATTCCTTTACCAGACACGTTGGATACTGCAACCGCAGGACCGCTATTATGTGGCGGAATTACGGTGTTCTCCCCTCTTCTAACATTTGGTATTAAACCCACGCATCATGTCGGCATTGTTGGAATCGGTGGATTAGGCCACATGGGCATCAAATTCTCAAAAGCTTGGGGCTGTGAGGTAACGGCTTTTACTTCCACCGCATCCAAAAAAAACGAAGCAAAAGCGCTAGGCGCGCATCACGTCGTCTCGACTCAAGATCACGATGCACTCACAAAGATAGCTTCTTCATTGGATCTATTGATTGTTACCGTGAACGTACCGATGGATTGGACGGGTTTATTGAATACACTTAGGCCCAATGGACGCTTACACGTTGTCGGGGCAGTTTTGGAGCCCATGGCTATTCCGGCAATCAATCTTATTTTCGGACAAAAAAGTGTTTCTGGCTCACCCACCGGAAGCCCAGCTGCGCTTTCCACTATGCTGGCATTCGCAGCCCGGCATCAAATCGCGCCTCAAGTGGAATTTTTTCTGTTGAGTCAAGTCAACGAAGCATTGGCACATTTACAAGCTGGCAAAGCGCGATACCGCATTGTATTACAAGCAGACTTCGCTTGA
- the hemA gene encoding glutamyl-tRNA reductase, giving the protein MQLFAFGINHNTAPLDVREQVSFPENTMEHALHDLVGRDPVKEAAIVSTCNRTEIYCCTDKPEDAMTWLADFHHLPTRQLDPYLYKLSREQAVKHAFRVASGLDSMVLGEPQILGQLKNAVKSAEHAGTLGLMLHKLFQRTFYVAKEVRTSTEIGASSVSMAAAAARLAERIFGDIGEQSVLFIGAGEMIELCANHFGARNPRHITVANRTVERAEILAGRFSNAKAITLSDLPEQLAHHDIVVTCTASPLPILGKGMVERALKIRKHRPLFIVDLAVPRDVESEVAELDDVFLYYVDDLAEIVKEGLDSRQNAVAQAETIIDSNVVDFMRWMATREMVPTIRALRDQGERYRRHELAKAHKLLEKGEDPKKVIESLSNSLANKFLHVPSSTLNHASTDEQDELVDLVNRLYQLHRPQ; this is encoded by the coding sequence ATGCAGTTATTTGCTTTTGGGATAAATCATAATACTGCGCCGCTTGACGTGCGCGAGCAAGTGAGCTTTCCTGAAAATACCATGGAGCATGCGCTGCATGATTTAGTTGGGCGTGATCCAGTTAAAGAAGCAGCAATTGTTTCGACCTGCAATCGCACTGAAATTTATTGCTGTACCGATAAACCTGAAGATGCCATGACATGGCTGGCAGATTTTCATCATTTGCCTACACGTCAACTTGATCCTTATCTGTACAAATTGTCACGTGAGCAAGCTGTCAAACATGCTTTTCGTGTTGCCAGCGGACTGGATTCAATGGTGTTAGGCGAACCGCAAATTCTCGGTCAGTTGAAAAACGCAGTGAAATCCGCTGAACACGCTGGAACGCTCGGGCTCATGCTACATAAATTGTTCCAACGTACTTTTTACGTCGCCAAAGAAGTGCGCACTTCCACCGAAATCGGCGCCAGCTCAGTTTCCATGGCAGCAGCAGCGGCCCGTTTAGCAGAGCGTATTTTTGGCGATATCGGTGAACAAAGTGTTTTGTTTATCGGTGCCGGAGAAATGATCGAACTATGCGCAAATCATTTTGGAGCTCGTAATCCACGTCATATTACCGTTGCCAACCGTACTGTAGAACGAGCGGAAATCCTCGCTGGCCGTTTTAGCAATGCAAAAGCCATTACTTTAAGCGATCTTCCAGAACAACTTGCACATCATGATATCGTTGTCACGTGTACTGCAAGCCCATTACCTATCCTAGGAAAAGGTATGGTTGAACGTGCGCTAAAAATTCGTAAACATCGCCCTCTATTTATAGTCGACTTGGCAGTTCCGCGCGACGTCGAATCGGAAGTTGCCGAACTCGACGACGTATTTTTGTACTATGTCGATGATTTAGCAGAGATTGTCAAAGAAGGACTTGATTCGCGCCAAAATGCAGTCGCGCAAGCTGAAACCATTATTGACTCTAACGTAGTGGATTTTATGCGTTGGATGGCAACTCGGGAAATGGTTCCCACCATTCGCGCACTACGCGATCAAGGGGAGCGCTACCGTCGGCATGAACTGGCTAAAGCGCACAAACTATTGGAAAAGGGCGAAGATCCAAAGAAAGTTATTGAATCATTAAGTAACAGCCTCGCAAATAAATTCTTGCATGTGCCCTCCAGCACACTCAATCACGCATCCACTGATGAACAAGATGAATTGGTCGACTTGGTCAATCGATTATATCAACTGCATCGCCCACAATGA